GCTGGACGACGCACTTGCCGCCGCCCGCGCCGCCGCCGAGGCCGGCCGCGATGCCACCATCCCGCTCCAGGCCAGGAAGGGGCGCGCCTCGTACCTGGGCGAGCGCAGCATCGGACATCAGGATCCGGGCGCGACCTCGGCGGCGCTGGTACTGGGCGCGCTGGAGAAGGCAGCCCACGCGCACGATCATGCCGCCACGCAGGGACGCTGACGCGCACACAGAAGGGGGCCAACGATGCCGACGACCCACACCGAGGAGATCGTCTACACCGAGACCGGGGATGGCTTCGTGCTGGAGGGCGTCGCGCTGCGCCCGCTCAGCGCGCCGAAGCCGCTGGCCGTTATCTGGGTCCACGGCCTGACCGGTCGCTTCTACGCCAGGACCCAGATGCTGGTCAGCCGCAGGCTGGTGGCCGATGGGTACACCGTGGTCAGCGGCAACAATCGGGGCCACGACTTCGGAGCGCGGATCTCGCGGACGAGCGGCGAGCCGGTCCTGGCCGGTGGCGGCTGGGAGCTGTTCGACGAGTCGCCGCAGGACGTGGACGCCTGGGTCACCTTCGCGGCCGGGCTGGGCTTCGAGCGCATCGTGGTGATCGGGCACAGCCTGGGAGCGCTCAAGGCCGCCCACTACCAGGCGACGCGCCAGGATGCCCGCGTGGCCGGCCTCGTGGCGGCCTCACCACCGATCCAGGCGACGCGCGTCGATCCGCGGCTGGTGGCCCTGGCCAGGCAGATGGTTGCCGAAGGCCGAGGTCGTGACCTGTTGCCCTGGGGCAGCTCCCGCGCAGGGGCCGGCACCCACAGCGCCACCACCTTCCTGAATCGCGTGCAGACGGGCCTGGATCAGTACGGCCTGGACACGGCAGACCCCGCCATCGGACAGATCCGCTGCCCGATCCTGGCCCTGTTCGGAACGGTCCAGGACACGGGCGACGAGCAGGATCTGGCGATGATCCGCCGCAACGCACAGGCGGCTGCCAGCATCGACACGGTGATGATCGACGGGGCGGACCACGTCTACACCGGTCGCGAGGCAGCCGTCGGACAGGTCATCGTGGAGTGGCTGGCGAAGATCGCGTAGGTCGCAGAGCGTGGGCCGTGGGTCGTGTGCTTACATTCCCACGACCCACGACCTACGACCTACGGCCCACGCAGCTACCGCTTGCCGGTCGTCGGCCACTCCATCTGCTCGTCGCCGTCGAAGA
The DNA window shown above is from Chloroflexota bacterium and carries:
- a CDS encoding alpha/beta fold hydrolase, translated to MPTTHTEEIVYTETGDGFVLEGVALRPLSAPKPLAVIWVHGLTGRFYARTQMLVSRRLVADGYTVVSGNNRGHDFGARISRTSGEPVLAGGGWELFDESPQDVDAWVTFAAGLGFERIVVIGHSLGALKAAHYQATRQDARVAGLVAASPPIQATRVDPRLVALARQMVAEGRGRDLLPWGSSRAGAGTHSATTFLNRVQTGLDQYGLDTADPAIGQIRCPILALFGTVQDTGDEQDLAMIRRNAQAAASIDTVMIDGADHVYTGREAAVGQVIVEWLAKIA